A portion of the uncultured Bacteroides sp. genome contains these proteins:
- a CDS encoding SusD/RagB family nutrient-binding outer membrane lipoprotein, producing MKKITLYLSLACILTLVSCSSLVEGVNDNPNDLTTDEIDAGLYMNTPEINSVLIHCGDPSRKAAMWSGQLVGVLQSYLNDYVYQVTASSFDFDGYQSVITQTKYIRGAAPNNKLYQGMCRVMEAYLFGSYASLYGDVPCTEVSTGESYPAFDAQKDVFAYCQTILDEAITNLEAETAPSYRQDYLFSGSPVKWRESAYTLKARFYMLTKEYDKAYAAALKGISGGSNSMKFVPLTDAVTTNKNRLWYACNLAEGITTNGSYLMKIMASRQNIKTDETARIAYYTVHTVANSNKGIAGSTEPERMITYEENLLTLAEAALRSQSNGFTLALSALNTLRAYLAAGGCVNSNFLTSSHTYDSYEAADFEAGGIENLTGSLTATRALLREIIEERYISGFTTYMPFDDARRLRGTNESDVAVSIPFNTVTATQHIERFIYPNEEITGNINTPVDPGLYSPTPVNAN from the coding sequence ATGAAAAAAATCACCCTATATTTATCATTGGCATGCATACTTACCCTTGTATCATGCAGCAGCTTAGTTGAAGGAGTTAACGATAACCCCAACGATCTGACCACCGACGAAATAGATGCCGGACTTTACATGAATACCCCTGAGATCAACAGCGTACTCATTCATTGCGGAGACCCCTCAAGAAAAGCCGCCATGTGGAGCGGCCAACTGGTAGGTGTCCTACAATCCTATCTCAACGATTACGTGTATCAGGTCACAGCCAGCTCTTTTGACTTTGACGGTTATCAGTCTGTCATTACCCAGACCAAATACATACGTGGAGCAGCCCCGAATAACAAACTCTATCAAGGCATGTGCCGTGTGATGGAAGCCTACCTTTTCGGCTCCTATGCCTCTCTATATGGCGATGTGCCCTGTACAGAAGTGTCCACAGGTGAAAGTTATCCCGCTTTCGATGCACAAAAAGACGTCTTCGCCTATTGCCAGACCATCTTGGATGAAGCGATAACGAATCTGGAAGCCGAGACCGCACCTTCCTACCGTCAAGACTATCTTTTCAGTGGCAGTCCGGTAAAATGGCGTGAAAGCGCCTATACCTTAAAAGCCCGTTTCTACATGCTGACCAAAGAATACGACAAAGCCTATGCGGCAGCCTTAAAAGGAATTTCCGGCGGCAGTAACTCCATGAAGTTCGTTCCGCTGACAGATGCCGTCACCACGAATAAAAACAGACTGTGGTATGCCTGTAACTTAGCCGAAGGCATCACAACCAATGGCTCCTACTTAATGAAAATAATGGCTTCCAGACAAAATATCAAAACGGATGAAACAGCACGAATAGCCTACTACACTGTTCACACAGTAGCCAACAGCAATAAAGGAATTGCAGGTAGCACAGAGCCGGAACGCATGATCACTTACGAAGAAAATCTGCTCACTCTGGCCGAAGCCGCCCTTCGTTCACAGTCCAACGGATTCACCCTTGCCTTGTCAGCACTCAATACCCTCCGTGCCTACCTAGCCGCCGGTGGTTGCGTAAATAGTAACTTCCTCACCAGCAGTCATACATACGATTCGTACGAAGCAGCCGATTTTGAAGCAGGAGGAATCGAAAACCTTACCGGTAGCCTCACCGCCACACGCGCCCTGTTAAGAGAGATCATAGAAGAGAGATATATAAGCGGTTTTACCACCTATATGCCCTTTGATGACGCCAGACGTTTGAGAGGAACCAATGAAAGCGATGTGGCAGTCAGCATACCCTTTAACACAGTCACAGCGACTCAGCACATCGAACGGTTTATCTATCCGAATGAAGAGATAACAGGCAATATCAATACCCCTGTTGATCCCGGATTATACTCCCCCACTCCTGTAAACGCTAACTAA
- a CDS encoding carcinine hydrolase/isopenicillin-N N-acyltransferase family protein, whose protein sequence is MKNLKLLSLCALFCIAGSLINHSFACTSFIVSGKATPDGRPFLFKNRDTNDLNNLMAYFKGPKYDFVGDISANPKSKSIWFGHNSAGFAIMNTAAYNLNGKESDDPQSPSNPDGGCDGLIMKQALGQCVTLKDFENMLDTMAKPLCCNSNYGVIDANGGCAYYETGNKGYVKFDANDTQVAPYGYLVRTNHGFSGDRSMDKGISRFNAISGLCLSISDANQFTVENILSNIPRYLTHGLTKLDLYDNVPANSGESNLVAFRDYIPRYLTASAALIQGVKPGESPLLTVSWTIIGSPMATVAVPVCITPSGKIPALLSKDSSGKSPLCNWGLSLKKELFPITRGEGADYLDLSKLVNQQGSGIMQKVTLIEKEVVAKGQKEIEKARKNGKFDKSIDEYYSWADTYITQSYQSQFPEIF, encoded by the coding sequence ATGAAAAATTTAAAATTACTCTCCCTCTGTGCCTTGTTTTGCATAGCAGGTTCACTTATCAACCATAGCTTTGCCTGCACCTCTTTCATCGTTTCAGGCAAAGCAACCCCCGATGGTCGCCCATTCTTGTTTAAGAACAGAGACACCAATGATTTGAACAATCTCATGGCCTATTTTAAAGGTCCCAAATACGATTTTGTGGGAGACATCAGTGCCAACCCCAAAAGTAAAAGCATCTGGTTCGGTCATAACTCCGCCGGATTTGCCATCATGAATACCGCCGCCTATAATTTGAATGGAAAGGAATCCGACGATCCCCAATCTCCAAGCAATCCCGACGGAGGTTGCGATGGCCTCATCATGAAACAAGCACTGGGACAATGTGTTACCCTGAAAGATTTTGAGAACATGCTCGACACCATGGCCAAGCCGCTGTGCTGCAATTCTAATTATGGAGTGATTGACGCCAATGGCGGTTGCGCCTATTACGAAACCGGCAACAAAGGCTATGTAAAGTTTGATGCCAATGACACCCAAGTAGCCCCCTACGGATACCTCGTCAGAACCAATCACGGATTCTCCGGAGACAGAAGTATGGACAAAGGTATCAGCCGATTCAACGCCATCTCCGGACTTTGCCTGAGCATTTCCGACGCAAATCAATTCACCGTAGAAAATATTCTCAGCAACATACCCCGCTATTTGACCCATGGCCTCACCAAATTGGACTTGTACGATAACGTACCTGCCAATTCCGGTGAGTCCAATTTGGTTGCCTTTCGTGATTACATTCCTCGTTACCTCACAGCTTCCGCCGCACTGATTCAGGGAGTAAAACCCGGAGAATCTCCGTTGCTCACAGTGAGTTGGACCATCATCGGATCGCCCATGGCCACCGTAGCCGTTCCCGTCTGCATCACCCCTTCGGGGAAAATACCCGCTTTACTCAGCAAAGACAGTAGCGGTAAGTCGCCTTTGTGCAACTGGGGACTCTCCCTCAAGAAAGAACTATTCCCCATCACCCGTGGCGAAGGAGCCGATTACCTTGATCTCTCCAAACTGGTGAATCAACAGGGAAGCGGTATCATGCAGAAGGTGACACTTATCGAAAAGGAAGTCGTCGCTAAAGGACAAAAGGAGATTGAAAAAGCCCGAAAGAACGGTAAGTTTGACAAGTCGATAGATGAATACTATTCATGGGCTGATACTTATATCACTCAGTCCTATCAGTCACAGTTTCCCGAGATATTCTAA
- a CDS encoding HU family DNA-binding protein, with amino-acid sequence MPRSVMYSVVERRNPSVKDAPIKYYAQAQASGDVDSDEMAARIEKNCTVTRADMAAVLTALEDTIVEGLEKGEIVRLGKLGSFQIGLNGKGADTEKDFSPTLITKAKINFRPGTALSKILSGLSYTKVSKLANKSTDPDPDDPSKPVDPTKPIDPTA; translated from the coding sequence ATGCCAAGATCAGTAATGTATTCAGTGGTGGAGCGCAGAAATCCTTCTGTCAAAGATGCTCCGATTAAGTATTATGCACAAGCACAAGCGAGTGGCGATGTAGACAGCGACGAGATGGCTGCACGTATCGAGAAAAACTGTACGGTAACGCGTGCGGACATGGCGGCAGTATTAACAGCTCTGGAAGATACGATAGTGGAAGGTCTTGAGAAAGGGGAGATCGTACGCCTGGGGAAATTGGGTAGTTTTCAGATCGGCCTGAACGGCAAAGGAGCGGATACAGAGAAAGATTTCTCACCAACACTCATTACGAAGGCGAAAATCAATTTCCGACCGGGCACAGCTCTGTCTAAGATTCTCAGCGGACTGAGCTATACCAAGGTTAGCAAGTTGGCAAATAAATCGACCGATCCGGATCCAGATGATCCTAGTAAACCAGTTGATCCAACTAAGCCGATTGACCCTACAGCATAA
- a CDS encoding N-acetylmuramoyl-L-alanine amidase, whose translation MRKIDLIVIHCSATREDRDFTEHDLEVAHRRRGFNGIGYHFYIRKNGDIKTTRPIEKVGAHVKNHNAHSIGICYEGGLDVKGKPKDTRTLWQKHSLQVLVKALQLDYPSVRICGHRDLSPDLNGDGEIEPEEWIKDCPCFEVKSMLI comes from the coding sequence ATGAGAAAAATAGATTTAATCGTCATTCATTGTTCGGCAACAAGAGAAGACCGGGATTTCACCGAGCACGATCTCGAAGTAGCCCACCGCAGACGAGGCTTCAACGGTATCGGCTATCATTTCTACATTCGTAAGAATGGAGATATAAAAACAACCAGACCGATAGAGAAGGTCGGCGCACATGTCAAGAACCACAACGCTCATAGTATCGGTATCTGCTATGAAGGCGGGTTAGATGTTAAAGGAAAGCCTAAAGATACCCGTACCCTATGGCAGAAACACTCCTTGCAAGTACTCGTTAAAGCCCTCCAACTCGACTATCCCAGCGTGCGTATATGCGGACACCGCGATCTCAGTCCCGATCTGAACGGCGATGGAGAGATAGAACCCGAAGAGTGGATCAAAGACTGTCCTTGCTTCGAAGTGAAATCCATGCTTATCTAA
- a CDS encoding Fic family protein gives MRAIYIWQHEEWPDFTWDDKKLSYKLGRVRGLQGKLVGRMSALGFDLKNSAILDTLTADITKSSEIEGEILNSDQVRSSVARHLGIETEGLPEADRYVDGVVQVMIDATQNYMQPLTEERLFNWHGALFPTGRSGMYKITVANWRQGSEPMQVISGAMGKERIHYQAPNSDNIPHQMKLFLEWANDNQKIDPVLKAAIAHLWFVTVHPFDDGNGRLSRTITDLFLARADEMPHRFYSMSAEIRKQRKRYYEVLEKTQKGGMDITGWLEWFLDCLEAALLDTESSISTVLRKAAFWDKHRLASMNGRQIKMVNLIWEDFDGKLTSSKWAKIAKCSADTALRDIQDLVAKGVLRKMDEGGRSTNYELVIGL, from the coding sequence ATGAGAGCAATCTACATTTGGCAACATGAGGAATGGCCTGACTTTACTTGGGATGACAAAAAGTTATCTTATAAATTAGGTAGAGTGCGGGGCTTGCAAGGTAAACTTGTAGGCAGAATGAGTGCGCTTGGCTTTGATTTGAAAAATAGCGCAATACTTGATACGCTAACGGCGGATATTACAAAATCTTCTGAAATAGAGGGGGAAATATTGAATAGCGACCAAGTGCGTTCTTCTGTAGCTCGTCATTTAGGGATAGAAACGGAAGGGTTACCCGAAGCGGATCGTTATGTGGATGGTGTGGTGCAAGTAATGATAGATGCTACTCAGAATTATATGCAACCATTGACGGAAGAACGACTATTCAATTGGCATGGGGCTTTGTTTCCTACGGGTAGAAGCGGAATGTATAAGATTACTGTTGCGAATTGGAGGCAGGGTTCGGAACCGATGCAGGTCATATCGGGCGCAATGGGAAAAGAAAGAATACATTATCAAGCGCCCAATTCGGATAATATACCGCATCAGATGAAACTGTTTCTGGAGTGGGCAAATGATAATCAAAAGATAGATCCGGTACTGAAGGCTGCGATTGCTCATCTATGGTTTGTTACAGTCCATCCGTTTGATGACGGGAATGGCCGCCTTTCGCGAACAATAACTGATCTCTTTTTGGCTCGGGCGGATGAGATGCCACACCGTTTTTATAGTATGTCGGCCGAAATACGTAAACAACGCAAGAGATATTATGAGGTGCTGGAAAAAACGCAAAAGGGCGGAATGGATATAACAGGCTGGTTAGAGTGGTTTCTTGATTGTTTGGAAGCTGCATTGCTCGATACGGAGAGCTCAATCAGTACCGTTTTGCGGAAAGCTGCTTTTTGGGACAAGCACCGGCTGGCATCTATGAATGGACGCCAAATAAAAATGGTGAATCTTATTTGGGAGGATTTTGACGGGAAGCTGACATCTTCAAAATGGGCAAAGATTGCTAAATGCTCTGCTGATACAGCTTTGCGTGATATACAGGATTTGGTCGCAAAAGGGGTACTGCGAAAAATGGATGAGGGCGGACGAAGTACAAACTATGAATTGGTGATAGGATTATAA
- a CDS encoding Fic family protein, producing the protein MPTDIDFSKEIIFGSSDAVVSRRISQLEKSEKLRKIAPRIYTTNLLDSPVYIVKRNLLDILAWRFPGAVISHRSANELRPTETGDLFITYTYNRKIIDLPGVRLNIIQGKPALENDVKYGDLAIYSSSESRWMLEVMQISRKKGGESKSFPVEFIEQRLENKMKAGGEDKINQFRDETKIVAEQLGLTDEFTKLNTILSALLSTHTSDVLTTDSAKALAAGVPYDTQRAELFTTLYDALKDSSFKVYPDLNQTEESFRLFSFFESYFSNYIEGTKFTVEQAKQIVDTGIPIPKRVNDSHDILGTFKILSNRAEMNRALVTEDDFIDILKKRHATLMVGRPDCTPGTFKTIPNRAGQTEFVDPKLVEGTLRFGFRLYIALREPMAKAIFMMFICSEVHPFLDGNGRISRVMMNAELVRGKETRIIVPTVFREDYILALRKLSRHKDSSTFIQVLEKLQKFSYNLYGENFEELNAYLIQCSAFEEPERGRLQIIDRVFEQAARDESM; encoded by the coding sequence ATGCCTACAGACATAGACTTTAGCAAAGAGATTATTTTTGGATCGTCCGATGCAGTAGTATCCAGACGCATCTCTCAATTAGAGAAGAGTGAGAAATTGAGGAAAATCGCTCCACGCATTTATACCACCAATCTTCTTGACTCTCCAGTCTACATAGTAAAGCGCAATTTGCTCGATATTCTTGCCTGGCGTTTTCCGGGTGCTGTAATCAGCCACCGAAGCGCCAATGAATTACGCCCAACCGAAACGGGTGACCTTTTTATTACCTACACCTATAACCGCAAGATTATAGATTTACCGGGTGTTCGGCTTAACATCATACAAGGAAAACCAGCACTCGAGAACGATGTAAAATATGGCGATTTAGCAATCTACAGCTCTTCTGAGAGCCGCTGGATGCTTGAAGTAATGCAGATCAGTCGCAAAAAGGGAGGTGAGTCCAAATCATTTCCGGTAGAATTTATAGAGCAGCGATTGGAGAATAAAATGAAAGCCGGAGGAGAAGATAAAATCAATCAATTCAGAGATGAAACAAAGATTGTCGCCGAACAATTGGGACTAACTGATGAGTTTACAAAACTGAACACCATCCTATCGGCTCTACTATCCACACATACTTCCGATGTACTCACAACTGATTCAGCTAAAGCATTAGCTGCGGGAGTTCCTTACGACACACAAAGAGCAGAGCTATTTACAACATTATACGATGCATTAAAAGATTCTTCATTCAAAGTATATCCTGATCTAAATCAGACAGAAGAGTCTTTCCGCTTATTTTCTTTTTTTGAGAGCTATTTCTCCAACTACATCGAAGGTACTAAATTTACGGTAGAGCAAGCCAAACAAATAGTAGATACAGGTATTCCTATTCCCAAAAGGGTCAATGATTCACATGATATATTAGGAACATTCAAAATACTATCCAACAGGGCAGAAATGAATAGAGCTCTTGTAACAGAAGATGATTTTATTGACATCTTAAAAAAGAGGCACGCAACTTTAATGGTGGGACGTCCAGATTGTACTCCCGGCACATTTAAAACGATACCCAATAGAGCCGGACAGACAGAATTTGTCGATCCCAAGCTAGTTGAAGGAACGCTGCGTTTCGGCTTTCGTCTTTATATTGCCTTAAGAGAACCAATGGCAAAAGCAATTTTCATGATGTTCATCTGTAGCGAGGTCCATCCATTCCTCGATGGAAACGGCCGCATATCAAGAGTTATGATGAATGCCGAACTTGTCAGAGGTAAAGAAACAAGAATTATAGTTCCTACCGTTTTCAGGGAAGATTATATTTTGGCTTTAAGAAAATTAAGCAGACACAAAGACTCTTCCACATTTATACAAGTACTCGAGAAGTTACAAAAATTCAGTTATAACCTTTATGGAGAGAATTTCGAAGAACTCAATGCATATTTAATACAATGTTCTGCTTTTGAAGAACCTGAACGTGGCCGCTTACAGATAATAGATAGAGTTTTTGAGCAAGCCGCAAGAGATGAATCAATGTGA
- a CDS encoding alpha-N-acetylglucosaminidase yields the protein MRTKYLFLFGFLLYGVAVLAIDSSTASMDAMVKRLFPDRAGAFIFRQISSEKDCFVVKSHLGKIVISGNDANSMAMGLNYYLKNYCSTTVSWFEKDPIELPAVLPLLTDSVKVEAKVPVRFFLNYCTFGYTMPWWKWGDWERFIDWMALNGVNMPLAITGQEAIWYNVWRRFGLTDEEIRGYFTGPAHLPWHRMSNIDGWQGPLPVSWLENQKELQKKIVARERELNMRPVLPAFAGHVPVALKRVFPDIQTTEVSEWGGFGPKYRCTFLNPMDSLYSVIQKEYLVEQTELYGTDHIYGVDPFNEVDPPSWREDSLSMMSARIYQSMQAVDKEAVWLQMTWLFYYNAKNWTSPRIKAMVRGVPQDKMILLDYFCENTEVWQRSESYFGQPFIWCYLGNFGGNTVVCGPMKRVSERLANTYDSAGNNFVGIGATLEGLDVNQFAFEFVLDKAWNLPLNDLQWVDKLADRRVGKEDAAARKAWRLMYEGVLTRSSSPFSGTLIESRPALRNDAAYLEEKMMSLTEEEKLAEAWRLLLSVRDTKRDTYVFDVVNIGRQVLAGHFRKLRDEFAMAYEAGNLKRVKVIGQEMKEVLKDVDALVACHPTFSLKDWIEGARAMGSDAAEKDYYEKNARTLVTVWGDSGVLTDYACRGWAGLISNYYAKRWILFIDEVIRCTEKQEAFDEKAFVKKCEAFEREFIEPSHLINYPQGGDGILIARKLVLSLLP from the coding sequence ATGAGAACAAAGTACTTATTCTTATTTGGCTTTTTGTTGTATGGCGTAGCGGTGCTTGCTATTGATTCTTCCACGGCATCGATGGATGCAATGGTGAAACGACTCTTTCCTGATCGTGCGGGGGCTTTTATTTTCCGACAGATTTCGTCGGAGAAGGATTGTTTTGTGGTGAAGAGTCATCTGGGGAAGATCGTTATTTCGGGTAATGATGCTAATTCTATGGCGATGGGACTGAATTATTATCTTAAGAATTATTGCTCGACAACGGTTTCGTGGTTTGAGAAGGATCCGATAGAGTTGCCTGCTGTGCTTCCTCTGCTTACTGATAGTGTGAAGGTGGAGGCGAAGGTACCTGTTCGCTTCTTTCTGAATTATTGCACTTTTGGATATACGATGCCTTGGTGGAAATGGGGCGATTGGGAACGGTTCATTGATTGGATGGCGCTGAATGGGGTGAATATGCCATTGGCTATTACGGGACAGGAGGCTATCTGGTACAATGTATGGAGGAGGTTCGGCCTGACGGATGAGGAGATACGTGGCTACTTTACGGGGCCGGCTCATCTGCCGTGGCATCGGATGTCTAACATTGACGGTTGGCAGGGACCGCTTCCGGTGAGTTGGCTGGAGAATCAGAAGGAGTTGCAGAAAAAGATTGTGGCCCGGGAGCGGGAATTGAATATGCGTCCGGTGTTGCCTGCTTTTGCGGGGCATGTGCCTGTGGCCTTAAAACGGGTGTTTCCGGACATTCAGACTACGGAGGTTAGCGAATGGGGTGGCTTTGGTCCGAAATATCGCTGTACTTTCCTCAATCCGATGGATTCTCTATATAGTGTGATTCAGAAAGAGTACTTAGTGGAACAGACGGAATTGTACGGCACGGACCATATCTATGGGGTGGATCCGTTCAATGAAGTGGATCCTCCCAGTTGGCGCGAAGATTCTTTATCCATGATGTCTGCTCGTATTTATCAATCCATGCAGGCGGTTGACAAGGAGGCGGTGTGGTTGCAGATGACGTGGCTTTTCTATTACAATGCGAAGAACTGGACTTCACCACGGATCAAGGCTATGGTGCGTGGAGTGCCTCAGGATAAGATGATTCTTTTGGATTATTTTTGTGAGAATACGGAGGTGTGGCAGCGTTCGGAGTCTTATTTCGGACAGCCGTTTATCTGGTGTTATCTGGGTAATTTTGGAGGAAATACTGTCGTTTGTGGTCCGATGAAGCGGGTAAGCGAACGACTGGCAAATACGTATGACAGTGCAGGGAATAATTTTGTCGGTATAGGTGCCACGCTGGAGGGATTGGACGTGAACCAGTTTGCTTTTGAGTTTGTGCTGGACAAGGCTTGGAATCTTCCGCTGAATGATCTGCAATGGGTGGATAAGTTAGCGGACAGGAGGGTAGGGAAGGAAGATGCTGCTGCCCGAAAGGCGTGGAGGTTGATGTATGAGGGGGTATTGACACGTTCTTCTTCTCCGTTCTCGGGTACGCTGATTGAGAGCCGTCCGGCGTTGCGGAATGATGCGGCCTATCTGGAGGAGAAAATGATGTCTCTGACGGAAGAGGAGAAACTGGCTGAGGCTTGGAGATTGCTGTTGTCTGTTAGGGATACGAAACGGGATACTTATGTGTTTGATGTTGTGAACATTGGACGTCAGGTCTTGGCCGGGCATTTTCGGAAGTTACGTGATGAGTTTGCGATGGCATATGAGGCGGGTAATTTAAAGCGGGTGAAAGTGATTGGTCAGGAAATGAAGGAGGTATTAAAGGATGTTGATGCTTTGGTGGCTTGCCATCCTACGTTTTCTTTGAAGGACTGGATAGAAGGTGCTCGTGCCATGGGAAGTGATGCTGCCGAAAAGGATTATTACGAAAAAAATGCCCGTACGCTGGTAACTGTTTGGGGAGATAGTGGCGTGCTGACTGATTATGCGTGTCGGGGCTGGGCAGGATTGATTTCTAATTATTATGCAAAACGGTGGATCTTGTTTATTGATGAGGTGATTCGTTGCACTGAGAAACAGGAGGCATTCGATGAAAAAGCTTTTGTGAAGAAATGTGAGGCTTTCGAGCGGGAGTTTATTGAACCGTCTCATTTGATCAATTATCCTCAGGGTGGTGATGGGATTTTGATAGCTCGCAAATTAGTTCTTTCTCTTTTGCCTTGA
- a CDS encoding ATP-binding protein, which yields MEIQREIIDRLRLWKESENRKPILLRGARQIGKTWSMRAFGKECFEYVAEFNFDKVEELAKIFERTKDVSRILKELTLFTDVPIVPGKTLLIFDEIQLCEAALNSLKYFCEDAPQYHVIAAGSLLGVAIRKKKMSVPVGKVQIIRMYPITFKEFLLSADERVYHYINDLASPDPLPEIILNKLEMEYKRYLICGGMPEAVTTLLENKGIQAVEDILQNILDLYTLDFSKYASPIDIPRINSLWASLPSQLAKENRKFIYKVVKTGARAREYEDALLWLEEAGLIHRIFNITKPGLPLSAYQDLTSFKVYACDCGLLRRLAKLSPEIILSGNAGYTEFKGALTENAILQSLLPQNDVMPYYWSSENRAEVDFVLQLPTEIIPVEVKSDTRISGKSLSVYANKFNPPLKIRFSMNNLKENGGLLSCPIPLTDWLYKIIATKQQS from the coding sequence ATGGAAATTCAGAGAGAAATCATTGATCGTTTGAGATTATGGAAGGAGAGTGAAAACCGCAAGCCGATCCTTCTGAGAGGAGCCCGTCAAATCGGAAAAACCTGGAGTATGAGAGCATTCGGTAAAGAATGTTTTGAGTACGTAGCCGAATTCAATTTCGATAAAGTGGAAGAATTGGCAAAGATCTTTGAGAGAACAAAAGATGTCAGTCGAATATTAAAAGAGCTCACCCTGTTTACGGATGTTCCCATTGTGCCAGGTAAAACACTTCTCATCTTTGATGAGATCCAATTATGTGAAGCAGCTTTAAACAGTTTAAAATATTTTTGTGAAGATGCACCTCAATACCACGTTATTGCAGCCGGTTCATTATTAGGCGTGGCTATCCGGAAAAAGAAGATGTCTGTACCTGTGGGCAAAGTTCAGATCATAAGGATGTACCCTATTACATTCAAAGAATTCTTGTTGTCAGCCGACGAACGTGTCTACCATTATATCAATGATTTGGCCAGCCCTGATCCACTTCCCGAAATCATTCTCAATAAATTAGAGATGGAATATAAGAGATATCTTATCTGCGGAGGTATGCCCGAAGCCGTGACCACCCTTCTTGAGAACAAAGGAATTCAGGCAGTAGAAGATATTTTGCAAAACATTCTGGACCTATATACCTTAGACTTCTCCAAGTATGCTTCCCCCATAGATATCCCGCGTATCAACAGCCTTTGGGCATCCCTACCCTCACAGCTAGCTAAAGAAAATCGTAAATTCATCTATAAGGTTGTCAAGACAGGAGCACGTGCCAGAGAATATGAAGATGCCCTCCTTTGGTTGGAAGAAGCCGGACTCATTCACCGTATTTTCAATATAACTAAACCCGGACTTCCCCTAAGTGCGTATCAAGACCTGACCTCTTTCAAAGTTTATGCATGCGACTGCGGACTACTGAGACGCCTAGCCAAACTCTCTCCGGAGATTATTCTTTCCGGCAATGCAGGCTACACCGAATTTAAAGGAGCTCTGACCGAGAATGCCATACTGCAATCTCTACTGCCACAAAACGATGTGATGCCCTATTATTGGAGTTCTGAAAACCGGGCCGAAGTTGACTTTGTATTACAACTTCCAACAGAGATAATTCCTGTAGAAGTAAAATCAGATACCCGCATCAGCGGCAAAAGTCTCTCTGTCTATGCCAACAAGTTCAATCCCCCTCTAAAAATCCGTTTTTCAATGAACAACCTAAAGGAAAATGGAGGATTACTAAGCTGCCCCATCCCTCTCACCGACTGGCTCTACAAAATTATAGCGACGAAGCAGCAAAGCTGA
- a CDS encoding nucleotidyl transferase AbiEii/AbiGii toxin family protein → MVNINKHKFFLLQILKDICSDIELASCLGFKGGTALMFFYDLPRFSVDLDFNLLDIVKEKIIYEKVRKILLKYGKIYDEAIKFYGPIIVLDYGVGERKLKVEISNRQWNNHYEIKNLLGINMKVMVASDMFAHKLCAMLDRNEITNRDIFDTWFFMKNRTAINKAIVEERMEMDFAEYVQQCIDQLEAMSDKGMLNGLGELMDEEMKKFVRTKLRTETVSLLKFYKEFPVLSE, encoded by the coding sequence ATGGTTAATATTAACAAACATAAGTTTTTTCTCTTGCAAATCCTTAAGGATATATGTTCTGACATTGAGCTAGCTTCTTGCTTAGGATTTAAGGGGGGAACAGCGTTAATGTTCTTTTATGACTTGCCTCGATTTTCTGTTGATTTAGATTTCAATCTGCTCGATATTGTAAAAGAAAAGATTATCTATGAGAAAGTGAGAAAAATATTGCTTAAATATGGCAAGATATATGATGAAGCAATAAAGTTTTACGGACCGATTATTGTTCTTGACTATGGGGTTGGCGAGCGAAAGTTAAAGGTTGAAATATCGAACAGGCAATGGAACAACCACTATGAAATAAAAAATTTACTCGGGATTAACATGAAGGTAATGGTGGCTTCGGATATGTTTGCTCATAAACTGTGTGCTATGCTTGACAGAAATGAAATAACCAATCGAGATATTTTTGATACTTGGTTTTTTATGAAAAATCGCACTGCTATAAATAAAGCAATAGTAGAGGAAAGAATGGAAATGGATTTTGCAGAGTATGTCCAACAGTGTATTGATCAACTTGAAGCGATGAGCGATAAAGGGATGCTAAATGGATTGGGAGAATTAATGGATGAGGAGATGAAAAAGTTTGTACGTACAAAGCTTCGAACAGAAACCGTTTCATTACTGAAGTTCTATAAAGAGTTTCCTGTGTTATCTGAATAA